Proteins encoded in a region of the Trichomycterus rosablanca isolate fTriRos1 unplaced genomic scaffold, fTriRos1.hap1 scaffold_77, whole genome shotgun sequence genome:
- the LOC134308125 gene encoding tyrosine-protein kinase BTK-like, protein MSEVIIEDIFMKRSQQKKKTSPLNYKERLFVLTQDKISYYDYDYEKAKKKGLKGSVEIDKIKCVETVMPEDNAPPERLYPFQIVYDDGPLYIFAKTDNVRKQWIHKLKNVVRFNKDLLQKYHPCFWEDGMWKCCQQEVKQAMGCKLLEMRNGGISKGSHRKSRKPLPPTPEEEKTSRSPHPQPPQQHGFSVGMTVIAEYEYTPMTPQDLEMKKDEQYTILDICDANWVRAKDKYGNEGYIPSNYVVEALNGLEKFEWYCKNMNRSQAENLLKTENKDGGFLVRDSGKYSGKYTVSVFTKSTGDMVGSCRHYNILTTEQGQFYLAEKHYFNNIPDLITYHQHNAAGLVSRLKHIVSARAQNAPSTAGLGYGVWEIDPHQLTFIKELGSGQFGVVKYGKWQGRHDVAIKMIREGSMSEDDFIDEAKVMMKLRHENLVQLYGVCTKQRPIYIVTEFLSNGCLLNYLREYLQHPSPVELLEMCKDVSEGMAYLEYQQFIHRDLAARNCLVDANGTVKVTDFGLSRYVLDDEYTPSAGSKFPVRWSPPEVLLYSKFSSKSDIWAFGVLMWEIYTLGRMPYERLNNSDIVDKVPAGYRLYRPQMASDRIYSIMTMCWHEKPDERPTFQDLVMIIQDLLDNMH, encoded by the exons ATGTCTGAAGTTATTATTGAGGACATTTTCATGAAGCGCTCACAGCAAAAGAAGAAAACCTCACCATTAAACTATAAAGAGAGACTCTTTGTACTTACACAAGATAAGATTTCATACTACGACTACGACTATGAAAAAGCG AAAAAGAAGGGATTAAAGGGGTCTGTGGAGATTGACAAGATCAAATGTGTTGAGACTGTAATGCCAGAAGATAATGCTCCTCCTGAACGACTGTACCCATTTCAG ATAGTTTATGATGATGGACCACTCTATATATTTGCAAAAACAGATAATGTACGAAAGCAGTGGATTCACAAACTTAAAAATG TGGTGCGATTTAACAAGGATCTACTGCAAAAATACCACCCGTGTTTCTGGGAGGATGGAATGTGGAAGTGTTGTCAACAGGAAGTTAAACAAGCAATGGGCTGCAAATTGTTGGAAATGAGAAATGGAG GAATTTCCAAAGGATCTCATCGTAAATCTAGAAAACCTCTCCCACCCACACCAGAAGAG GAAAAAACATCCAGATCTCCACACCCACAGCCACCACAGCAGCATGGCTTCTCAGTTGGAATGACGGTCATCGCAGAGTATGAATACACTCCTATGACTCCCCAAGACCTGGAAATGAAAAAGGACGAGCAGTACACAATTTTGGACATATGTGATGCCAACTGGGTTAGAGCCAAGGATAAATATGG TAATGAGGGATACATTCCAAGTAACTATGTTGTTGAAGCCTTAAATGGATTGGAGAAGTTTGA GTGGTATTGCAAAAACATGAACCGCAGTCAAGCAGAAAATTTACTCAAGACTGAG AATAAAGACGGTGGTTTTTTGGTGCGAGATTCTGGAAAATACAGTGGAAAATATACTGTTTCTGTTTTCACCAAGAGTACTGG AGATATGGTTGGAAGCTGCCGACACTACAACATATTAACAACCGAACAGGGACAGTTCTATCTTGCAGAAAAGCATTATTTCAATAATATTCCAGATCTCATTACTTACCACCAGCACAATGCAGCAG GACTGGTGAGCAGATTAAAACACATTGTGTCAGCTCGAGCTCAAAATGCACCGTCCACTGCAGGTCTGGGTTATG GAGTGTGGGAGATTGATCCTCACCAGCTTACCTTTATTAAAGAGCTGGGCAGTGGACAATTTGGTGTAGTTAAGTATGGGAAGTGGCAGGGTCGGCATGATGTAGCCATCAAAATGATCAGAGAAGGCTCCATGTCGGAGGATGACTTCATCGATGAAGCTAAAGTCATGAT GAAACTTCGTCATGAGAATCTAGTTCaactttatggtgtttgcacgAAACAAAGACCTATTTACATAGTCACAGAGTTCCTTTCCAATGGATGTCTACTGAATTACCTACGGGAGTACCTGCAACACCCCTCTCCTGTTGAGCTTCTGGAGATGTGTAAAGATGTGAGCGAAGGAATGGCCTACCTAGAATACCAGCAGTTCATTCACAGAGACCTT GCTGCCAGAAATTGTTTAGTAGATGCAAATGGGACAGTTAAAGTGACTGATTTTGGTTTGTCAAG ATATGTCCTTGATGATGAGTATACCCCCTCTGCTGGCTCGAAGTTTCCTGTACGATGGTCACCTCCTGAAGTACTCCTTTACAGCAAATTCAGCAGCAAGTCAGACATCTGGGCATTTG GTGTTTTAATGTGGGAAATCTACACACTTGGTAGAATGCCATATGAACGTCTAAATAACAGTGATATAGTTGACAAAGTTCCTGCTGGCTACAGACTCTATCGTCCTCAGATGGCCAGTGATAGAATCTACTCCATAATGACCATGTGTTGGCATGAG AAACCAGATGAACGTCCTACATTTCAGGATCTTGTGATGATCATTCAGGACTTATTGGACAATATGCACTAG
- the LOC134308126 gene encoding cytochrome b-c1 complex subunit 8-like, with amino-acid sequence MGRHFGDLARVRHIITYSISPFEQRAFPNYFSKGIPNVWRRFTSSVFKIAPPMVLMYLTYTWGNRVHEQGKRKNLADTHNEE; translated from the exons ATGGGTCGACACTTTGGAGATTTGGCCAGAGTAAGACATATAATTACATACAGCATCTCACCCTTTGAGCAAAGGGCTTTTCCCAACTACTTTTCAAAGGGGATCCCAAATGTTTGGAGAAGATTTACATCATCAGTCTTTAAGATTGCACCTC CCATGGTTTTGATGTACCTCACCTACACATGGGGCAACCGTGTTCATGAGCAGGGCAAGAGAAAGAACCTTGCAGATACTCACAATGAGGAGTGA